The sequence GGGCTGAGCTGACCGAGAAACTCGTGTCGGGAAAGCAGAAGTACTCCTCGATCTTCAACTACCCCACGCTGACGTTCGCGGACGTCGGCGTGATCGGGTGGCTCGTGGACGGCGCGGCGATCTGCAACCAGGTTCCGCTGTGCCGCAGCAGCTACGGGCCTTACGCCCGCGCGATGATCCGCGTCTGCAAGGAGGAGTCGTTCCACCAGCGGCAGGGCTACGAGCTGCTGATGACGATGATGAAGGGCACCGAGGCGCAGCGCCGCATGGTGCAGGACGCCACCGATCGCTGGTGGTGGCCGTCGTTGATGATGTTCGGTCCTCCCGACGCCGATTCTCCGCACACCGGGCAGTCGATGGCGTGGAAGATCAAGCGGCACACCAACGACGAACTGCGGCAGAAGTTCGTGGACATGACCGTGCCGCAGGCCGAGGCGCTCGGAGTCACACTGCCCGACCCCGACCTGCGGTGGAACGCCGAGCGAGGGCACTACGACTTCGGCGACATCGACTGGGCCGAGTTCAAGCGCGTCGTCTCGGGCAACGGCCCGTGCAACACACAGCGCGTGGCCCACCGCAGGGCCGCGCACGAGAACGGCGCATGGGTCAGGGAAGCCGCCGCGGCACACGCGGCGAAGCTCGCGACGAGGAAGGTGGCGGCATGAGCGGCGAGCAGGCCGGAGGCTGGCCTCTGTACGAGGTGTTCGTCCGCGGCAAGCGGGGACTCAACCACGTGCATGTCGGATCGCTGCACGCGGCGGACGACGAGATGGCGCTGCGCAACGCCCGCGACCTCTACACGCGGCGCAACGAGGGCGTCAGCATCTGGGTCGTCAAGGCCGCCGACATCACCGCGTCGAGCCCCGACGAGAAGGACCCGTTCTTCGCGCCGTCGGCCGACAAGGTGTACCGGCACCCGACGTTCTACGACATCCCCGACAACGTTCCCCACATGTGAGAGGGGGTGTGACTGCCGTGTCCTTCGACAACGCCTACGAGGCCGTGACCGAGTCCAGCGACGCGCGGTGGGCCTTCGGAACCGGGTTCACCGACCCGCTGTCCGGAGTGGACACCACCGTTCCGTCCGGTGTGGACCCGGAAAAGCTCGGCGAGTACTGCCTCATGCTCGGCGACGACGCACTGGTGTTCTCCCACCGGTTGCAGCAGTGGTGCACCCACGCGCCCGAGCTCGAAGACGAGATGGCCATCGCCAACATCGCACTGGACTTGCTCGGACAGGCCCGGCTGCTGCTCACGCGAGCCGGTGCGGCCGAGGAGGCGGCGACGGGCAGCGGCCGGAGCGAGGACCAGCTCGCCTTCTTCCGTGACGAGCACGAGTTCCGCAATGTGCGACTGGCCGAGCTGCCGCGCGGCGACTTCGGTGAGCTGATCGCGAGACTGTTCGTGTTCTCCACGTGGCGGCTCGCGGTGTTCCAGAGGCTGACCGCCTCCTGCGACCCCGTCCTCGCGGCGGTGGCGGCCAAGGCCGTCAAGGAACTGACCTACCACCGCGACTACGCCGCACAGTGGGTCGTCCGGCTTGGCGACGGAACCGAGTTCTCCCACGAGCGGATGCTGGCAGGCCTTGCGGCGGTGTGGCCTTACGTCGAGGAGTTGTTCACCGTCCACGACGTCGAGCGCGACCTCGCCTCGGCAGGAGCCGCCGCCGATCCGGGGCAGGTGAGGGCCGAGTTCGACGACGTCGTCGCGCAGGTTCTGCACGCCGCGACCCTCGACGTCCCGGACGCCCCTGGTCTTCCCGGCGTGTCGGGGAAGGCGGGCAGGGACGGCGTGCACACCGAGGCCTTCGGTTACCTGCTCGCCGAGTTGCAGAGCGTGGCACGTGCCCACCCCGGCGCGACGTGGTGACGACATGATGACCACGACGCACAGCGCCCGCGCGGTGGCGGAGACGGTGACCGACCCCGAACTGCCCATGCTCACGCTCGCGGATCTCGGTGTCCTGCGCGAGGTCCGCGAGGAGGACGGCAAGGTCGTCGTGTCGATCACCCCCACCTACAGCGGTTGCCCGGCCATGGACGCCATGCGCGACGACCTCGTGCACGCTCTGGGAGAGGCCGGTTTCGCAGAGGTGGAGGTGCGAACCGTGCTGCGCCCCGCGTGGTCCTCCGACTGGATCACCGAGGAGGGTCACCGCAAGCTCGCCGAGGCGGGGATCGCCCCTCCTGGACCCGTGCCGCGAAGGTCGGGACCGATTCCGCTGACACTCTCCGCGCCTGTTTCGCGGGTGCGTTGCCCGCAGTGTGGTTCCGCCGACACCGTCGAGGTGTCGCGGTTCAGCGCCACCGCGTGCAAGGCACTGCGCCGGTGTCGCGCCTGCCACGAACCGTTCGAGCACGTCAAGGAGATCTAGGCCGTGTTCCACGACGTCCATCATTTCCCGGTCCTGCGGGGCCTTTGTCTCGGTGGAGCCACCGCCGATCCTCGCTCGCACGGAGGCGGCTCATGAACCAGGACCTGCGTTCCACCACGACCACGAAGCCCCGGCCCCGCGGTGAGTTCCACACCCTCACCGTCGCCGATGTCACCAGGCTGTGCGACGACGCGGTGGCGATCACATTCGACGTCCCCGGCGAGCTGGCCGACTCGTTCGCCTTCAGGGCAGGGCAGTCGCTCACCCTGCGGCGCACCGTCGAGGGCCGCGACGAGCGGCGGTCGTACTCGATCTGTGCGGCGGAGGGCGCACCGCTGAGGATCGGTGTGCGCGAGGTGCCGACGGGGTTGTTCTCTACGTGGCTCGTGCGTCAGGTACGGCCCGGCGACACGGTCGAGGTCGGCACGCCGACGGGCACGTTCAGCCCCGACCCTGACGTGCCTGGCCACCACGTGCTGATCGCGGCGGGTTCCGGGATCACGCCGGTGCTGTCCATCGCGGCGACGGTGCTGCGCAACCCGGCATCGACCGTCACCCTCCTCTACGGCAACCGGCGCACCGACACGGTGATGTTCGCCGAGGAGCTTGCCGACCTGAAGGACCGCTATCTCGACCGTCTCGAACTGGTGCACGTGCTGTCGCGCGAGCCGAGGGAGACGGAGCTGTTCACCGGAAGGCTCGATTCGGACAAGCTCGCCGCGCTGGGGCCGGTGCTCGGCGACGTCGCGGGCACCGACCACTGGTGGCTGTGCGGGCCGTTCGAGATGGTGACCACCGCGAGGCAGCACCTGCTCGACGCGGGTGTGCCCGCCGAGCGCATTCACCAGGAGCTGTTCTTCGTCGAGGATCTTCCGCCCGCTCCCGTACGCCACGAGGAGGCGCCCGCCGCCGGCCTCACCAGCGAGGTCACCGTCGTGCTCGACGGCAGGAGCACCACGATGTCCCTGCCACGGGACGTGTCCCTGCTCGAAGGAGCGCAGCGCGTCAGGCCCGACCTGCCGTTCGCCTGCAAGGGCGGGGTCTGCGGCACGTGCAGGGCGAAGGTCACCGACGGCACCGCCGACATGCGCCGTAACTTCGCGCTGGAGGACTCCGAGGTGGCAGACGGCTTCGTGCTGACGTGCCAGTCGCTGCCCGCGTCCGATGCGCTCACGGTGGACTACGACGCCTGACCGTGAACGCCGCTCCCTCGGTCTGAAGGTCCCGTGTTCGTTCGAGTGGGAACTGGCCGGGGCCTGTCGAGACCGCGTGCGCCTTGGCCGATATCGGGTGGGGGCGTACGCGGTTTCCGCCAGCGAAGACCGAGGGAGTGGTTTTACGCATGCATGTTGTCTTCCACATCGGCGGTCATCCGGACGATGCTCTGCTGTTCAAGGGCGAGATGCTCTACAACGACCTGCACTGGCCCGACGTCAAGGTGGTCAGCATCGTGACCACGGCGGGCGATGCGGGCCGGATCGACGACTGGTGGTGGACGCGCGAGCACGGCCTCGTGGAGTCCCTGCGCGCGGCGAAGCCGGAGGACTTCACCCCGGCCGTGGTCACGATCAACGGGCGAAGGCTGCGGTGCTATCGCGCGGGGAGCTGGCGGTGCTACTTCCTTCGTCTTCCCGACGGCAACATCGACGGCACAGGGTTTTCCTCGACCGGTTTCCAGAGTTTGCCGAAACTCCGTGACGGCGTGATCAGCGGACTCGACAGTCTCGGGACTCCGGAGATTCCCGCGCAGCACTGCTCCTCGTGGGCCGACGTGGTGCAGACCCTGCGAGCCGTCGTCTCGGCGGAGGGGCAGGGTGCCACGAACCCGAACCCGTGGGTGCACGCCTCCGACCACGACAGGTCCCGCAATCCCGGTGATCACCCCGACCACTACGCGACGGGGGATGCGCTGCGTTCGTTTCTCGCGCAGGACGGCTGCAACCGGGCATGGTGGGTGTCCTACGACACGGCGAACCGGCCAGCCAACCTGTCGGGCACCGCGCTCGCGAACAAGCGGGCACTGTATTACAACGGCTACGTCCAGCTCGTCACGAGAATCATGGGGCGCAAGCCCGCCGAGTGCGACGCGGAATGGGCCAGGTGGGGAGCACGGGATTACTGGCGGGAAGAGACGGTGTAGCCGCGGCGGCGGGACTCACACCGCCGCGGCGTCCTCGCGTTCGGGACGGGGAGAAGTCACGAGCGCGAGTGCCGGTTCACCGGTCGCTCCGCGCCCTCCTCGCCCTCCGTGCCCTCCGTGCCCTGGGCGACGTCACCGGTGAGCCGGGCAGGGCGTGTGCCCAGCACGGCGCTGAGCACGGCGACGGCAAGGAACGCCGTTCCCGCGACGGGGATCAGCGCCGGGCCGTGCTGATCGAAGAGGTACCCTCCCACGGCTGCTCCGACCGCGCTTCCGCCGTAGAGGCCGCTGATGCCCAGCGACATGGCAGCCATCGGCCGTGAGCCGGAGGCCCCCAGCACGGCCGCCTGCATCACCGGGCTCAGTCCCCACGCGAACACCGACCACACCGCGACGAGGGCGAAGGTGGCCGCGCCGAGTTCACCGGCGCTGTGCAGGTGGATCGCGACGGCGCCGAGCGCGAGGCAGTGTCCGCCGAGTACGAGCGCCGAGGCCCTGCGCGGTCCGAGCCGGTCGCTGAGCGACCCGCCGAGGAACACCGCCACGACACCGATCACTCCCACGACGATCAGGGCGAACGCGACCTCGCCGGGCGTCGCGCCGAGCCGGTCGTCCAGGATCGCCCCGAGGTAGTTGTAGAACGC comes from Saccharomonospora xinjiangensis XJ-54 and encodes:
- the paaA gene encoding 1,2-phenylacetyl-CoA epoxidase subunit PaaA, giving the protein MNLEEHFERTLEKDQRIEPRDWMPDAYRATLVRMIAQHAHSEIIGMQPEGNWITRAPSLRRKAILLAKVQDEAGHGLYLYSAAETLGADRAELTEKLVSGKQKYSSIFNYPTLTFADVGVIGWLVDGAAICNQVPLCRSSYGPYARAMIRVCKEESFHQRQGYELLMTMMKGTEAQRRMVQDATDRWWWPSLMMFGPPDADSPHTGQSMAWKIKRHTNDELRQKFVDMTVPQAEALGVTLPDPDLRWNAERGHYDFGDIDWAEFKRVVSGNGPCNTQRVAHRRAAHENGAWVREAAAAHAAKLATRKVAA
- the paaB gene encoding 1,2-phenylacetyl-CoA epoxidase subunit PaaB gives rise to the protein MSGEQAGGWPLYEVFVRGKRGLNHVHVGSLHAADDEMALRNARDLYTRRNEGVSIWVVKAADITASSPDEKDPFFAPSADKVYRHPTFYDIPDNVPHM
- the paaC gene encoding 1,2-phenylacetyl-CoA epoxidase subunit PaaC, whose translation is MSFDNAYEAVTESSDARWAFGTGFTDPLSGVDTTVPSGVDPEKLGEYCLMLGDDALVFSHRLQQWCTHAPELEDEMAIANIALDLLGQARLLLTRAGAAEEAATGSGRSEDQLAFFRDEHEFRNVRLAELPRGDFGELIARLFVFSTWRLAVFQRLTASCDPVLAAVAAKAVKELTYHRDYAAQWVVRLGDGTEFSHERMLAGLAAVWPYVEELFTVHDVERDLASAGAAADPGQVRAEFDDVVAQVLHAATLDVPDAPGLPGVSGKAGRDGVHTEAFGYLLAELQSVARAHPGATW
- the paaD gene encoding 1,2-phenylacetyl-CoA epoxidase subunit PaaD, with amino-acid sequence MMTTTHSARAVAETVTDPELPMLTLADLGVLREVREEDGKVVVSITPTYSGCPAMDAMRDDLVHALGEAGFAEVEVRTVLRPAWSSDWITEEGHRKLAEAGIAPPGPVPRRSGPIPLTLSAPVSRVRCPQCGSADTVEVSRFSATACKALRRCRACHEPFEHVKEI
- the paaE gene encoding 1,2-phenylacetyl-CoA epoxidase subunit PaaE, producing the protein MNQDLRSTTTTKPRPRGEFHTLTVADVTRLCDDAVAITFDVPGELADSFAFRAGQSLTLRRTVEGRDERRSYSICAAEGAPLRIGVREVPTGLFSTWLVRQVRPGDTVEVGTPTGTFSPDPDVPGHHVLIAAGSGITPVLSIAATVLRNPASTVTLLYGNRRTDTVMFAEELADLKDRYLDRLELVHVLSREPRETELFTGRLDSDKLAALGPVLGDVAGTDHWWLCGPFEMVTTARQHLLDAGVPAERIHQELFFVEDLPPAPVRHEEAPAAGLTSEVTVVLDGRSTTMSLPRDVSLLEGAQRVRPDLPFACKGGVCGTCRAKVTDGTADMRRNFALEDSEVADGFVLTCQSLPASDALTVDYDA
- a CDS encoding PIG-L family deacetylase — encoded protein: MHVVFHIGGHPDDALLFKGEMLYNDLHWPDVKVVSIVTTAGDAGRIDDWWWTREHGLVESLRAAKPEDFTPAVVTINGRRLRCYRAGSWRCYFLRLPDGNIDGTGFSSTGFQSLPKLRDGVISGLDSLGTPEIPAQHCSSWADVVQTLRAVVSAEGQGATNPNPWVHASDHDRSRNPGDHPDHYATGDALRSFLAQDGCNRAWWVSYDTANRPANLSGTALANKRALYYNGYVQLVTRIMGRKPAECDAEWARWGARDYWREETV